GCCACAGTTGAATAATGTATCGATAGCCTTTGACAACATGCAAGTGACGTTGGgtgatttggagcaatttcattaCATGTACCCGGCGTTGCATGCGCTCTTTGCCGAGCATGCCGAAGAATTGGAACAGAAGGCGTTGAAACGGGAAATGAAATTGGAACGAAAACGGAAATTGTTGAATGCGGACTGAGGAGAAGAGAGTATTTGGTATAAATTCGTGACCAATGTTATTAGATTTTATCTCGTTACGCTtgtaaattctaaatttatttgttaGCTATCTAGACGTACTGACGACGCAAAAATTAGTacgtacatacacaaatatataaggcttatatgtatgtataaaattgttaaaaaaaagtattaattattgACTGGCCATTATTGTAGTTGTTATAGCTGTGTTCCAGTTATGTAAGTTCAATTGTCGTGGAAATGGTCAAGCTAAGCCATTGTCACATTTGGCTTTGTAGGAAAAGTAAACATTGTGGAAGTAATCGAAAATCGATTGTTTATCGCTGTACTTACtacattttttcgaatttttttaaattatgttaggttgtatacatatttgatgTTTTATAGATAAATGGGCgcatagtatttttttattaaaaatctttattttatgttgaaaattcaaaattttacacaaacaaGAACCGTTATAATCGCACACTTCATGACGTTAGTGTCGATATTAAGCTATGCagcaattaatttataaatgtatgtttgtaagtgcTTTTGTGCCACTTAATGATAGCCGCCATAGTAACCACCATGGTAAGGAAAGTAGCCATGTCCACCGTAGATTGGACCACCGTGGAAACCATAACCACCGCCATAATGTGGATAGCCACCGTAATGGCCAATGCCACCACCGTAACCGCCACCGTAACCGCCACCGTAGCCGCCATAGCCGCCATAATAACCGTGACCATAGCCGTGTCCGTAACCGAAGCCGAAGATACCacgtttattgttttttttgtccTCCAAGGCGCTAGCATCCTCCGGTTCGGCAACCGCTGCTAGACATGCCGCCACACAAATGATGACAAGGAAgaaaatttgctgaaaaaatTCAGTTAGTCTAATGTTGGTGTAGGTATTTATCCTGTGGCTCGTCCAACTCACcagatatttcatttttatgttttgcgACGCTAACACTGATGCTGCACtaactgttgctgctgttacttTGATGCATTGTCGTTGGCTGTGGCAGCTATTTATATCGAAAAATTCGAATTAACGGCAACGGTAAGCTTGCAACGCGCTTTGCGTAACTTAGTGGCACAACAATgaggcaacaacagcaacagaaaGCGCATAGGTAAAGTTAGAAACAGTTCGCCAGTATGAACCCTTTGAATGAAGATTAAAACGTCTACTGTTGCGCACACTACTCATGTTACACTACTCTCCTCAAGCATTGATAATATTTATGTAGGAGCGTAATGGAAGGAAATCATTTAGTATTGTGGTAATAAAATCTAGGcctaatttaattcaaattgatTGTTAAATTATGCATGCGTTGATTTAACGGTGGTATTAATGACGGGTATGTGGTTGAGAGAATTTAACAACAATTTGGCGGATTAGGTTAGAGAATCTAATAAATTATTGCATATTTGAATGtaaaatataacatacatatgtatttgaaaaaaaaaaatttaattgtggtTTTAGCAGAATTGGGTTAGAGAATTTTCTACAAAGTGTTGAATGTTTGAATAAAAACATAAcatatttgaaagaattttaatatattttaaaatacaacaacaaaaatatgttaataaaaaaataaaatatttgattaaaaaatatcaaaggaatgaaatttttgaaaataaaaaataaacaaaatgtttggaaaaaaataaaatattggaatataacaaaaattagataataaaaaaacagttggtaataaaagttaaaatatttaaataaagtatttaaatgTTTACGAAAGTGTACTCCCCTCACATGCAGGCGCTTCTATTCATTTACCAACAACCATGGATT
The DNA window shown above is from Bactrocera tryoni isolate S06 chromosome 4, CSIRO_BtryS06_freeze2, whole genome shotgun sequence and carries:
- the LOC120775474 gene encoding keratin-associated protein 19-2, whose amino-acid sequence is MKYLQIFFLVIICVAACLAAVAEPEDASALEDKKNNKRGIFGFGYGHGYGHGYYGGYGGYGGGYGGGYGGGIGHYGGYPHYGGGYGFHGGPIYGGHGYFPYHGGYYGGYH